The Podospora pseudocomata strain CBS 415.72m chromosome 1 map unlocalized CBS415.72m_1, whole genome shotgun sequence genome has a segment encoding these proteins:
- a CDS encoding uncharacterized protein (COG:Q; EggNog:ENOG503NYTS; MEROPS:MER0030934), whose protein sequence is MSEQTPILQHPTIGPIRGVVKKVGVTQFLGVQYATLKDRFSRAELLKSYPSDHPRVQYSIFDATTLAPIPLSPANGCQWEHALIQQSLESPEFGQSDTECLTLNIAVPDLQADGPEWPVLALVHGGAFATGSSSYPQYDLARIVQRSVKIGKPIIAVGINYRLGVPGFLYSSAMKAAGYKPNNGLDDQRQGLLWIKHHIAGFGGDEHRVTYIGESSGAASGTFHLHSKEPLFNQLISMSGSSLVKAKQPELAEGSFKRALQVLDISETDETAQVQRLLKVPMEDIREKIARKVPMAPIVDGDLIPRTTSYAQMADPARTAELFPGMQWCKRIMFGDCKMDGNAYGPRLAARVNIMPKTMATFLAATLDPIDRELAPKIISGYGLNASATANSQESLKAVLDLATDICFGLGARTFIRSWSQAGLEAFLCHFNVPNPWDGPWKGHATHILDIVFVLQNYRELLPVGQQKASDKQTEDAIAFIHGEAPWPAYKIGAQEGAMVYYAPEQGEEDQSRFVSGEIPEETGRRDILQKLMKQEVLDKVMDAWDLFMKGPK, encoded by the exons ATGTCCGAACAGACCCCTAttctccaacacccaaccATTGGGCCAATTcgtggggtggtgaagaaagtCGGCGTTACACAGTTTCTTGGTGTTCAGTATGCGACTTTGAAAGATCGCTTCTCACGTGCTGAGCTCTTGAAGTCGTACCCATCAGACCACCCCCGTGTCCAATACAGCATCTTTGACGCAACAACCCTCGCGCCCATTCCATTGAGCCCAGCGAACGGCTGCCAATGGGAGCACGCACTGATTCAGCAGTCTCTGGAGTCTCCAGAGTTTGGGCAGTCAGACACGGAATGTCTGACCCTCAACATCGCTGTACCTGATCTCCAGGCAGACGGTCCTGAATGGCCAGTTTTGGCCCTTGTCCATGGCGGTGCCTTTGCGACGGGGAGCAGTTCTTACCCACAGTATGATCTCGCTCGTATCGTCCAGAGAAGTGTCAAGATTGGGAAGCCAATCATTGCTGTGGGTATCAA TTACCGATTGGGTGTCCCTGGCTTCCTCTACTCTTCTGCCATGAAGGCTGCAGGCTACAAGCCAAACAACGGCCTTGATGATCAGAGACAGGGCTTGCTCTGGATCAAGCACCACATTGCAGggttcggtggtgatgagcaCCGCGTAACCTATATTGGCGAGAGTTCGGGTGCGGCATCGGGCACTTTCCATCTCCACTCCAAGGAGCCGTTGTTCAACCAGCTGATTTCGATGAGCGGTTCCTCTCTGGTCAAAGCCAAGCAGCCAGAACTTGCCGAGGGGTCGTTTAAGAGGGCGTTGCAGGTTCTTGACATCTCAGAAACTGACGAGACGGCCCAAGTTCAGCGACTGTTGAAGGTCCCGATGGAGGATATCAGGGAGAAGATTGCACGCAAAGTGCCAATGGCGCCCATTGTCGATGGCGACTTGATTCCAAGAACCACATCCTATGCTCAGATGGCCGACCCAGCTCGGACAGCAGAGTTGTTCCCAGGAATGCAATGGTGCAAGCGAATCATGTTTGGCGATTGTAAGATGGATGGCAACGCCTACGGCCCAAGATTGGCTGCTAGAGTAAACATAATGCCAAAGACCATGGCGACTTTCCTGGCTGCCACTCTGGATCCCATCGACCGAGAGCTGGCGCCCAAAATCATCTCTGGGTACGGcctcaacgcctccgccaccgccaactcGCAAGAGTCTCTCAAGGCTGTTCTCGACCTCGCAACCGACATTTGCTTTGGCCTTGGAGCGAGAACCTTCATCAGGTCTTGGTCGCAGGCCGGGCTCGAGGCATTCCTCTGCCACTTCAACGTTCCGAACCCTTGGGATGGGCCGTGGAAGGGCCATGCGACGCACATCCTCGACATCGTGTTTGTCCTGCAGAACTATCGTGAGCTTCTTCCTGTTGGTCAGCAAAAGGCAAGCGATAAGCAGACCGAGGACGCCATTGCTTTCATTCATGGCGAGGCTCCTTGGCCAGCGTACAAGATAGGGGCACAAGAGGGCGCTATGGTGTATTACGCTCCTGAGCAGGGTGAAGAAGACCAGTCTCGGTTTGTCTCTGGCGAGATCCCTGAAGAGACTGGGCGAAGAGACATTTTGCAGAAGCTCATGAAGCAAGAGGTGCTGGACAAGGTCATGGACGCTTGGGACCTCTTCATGAAGGGCCCGAAAtag